In Desulfobulbaceae bacterium, the following proteins share a genomic window:
- the hisB gene encoding imidazoleglycerol-phosphate dehydratase HisB, whose amino-acid sequence MPAASQRKSTIKRTTKETDIDLTLSIDGSGKADIATGVPFMDHMLTLFAVHGFFDLTVKASGDTAVDDHHTVEDLGICLGQAVKNSLNEYNSIKRYGEFSVPMDEALVRATMDLSNRPHLHYEVTIPEPKVGTFDTELVKEFLRAFSLHAGMTLHIDMIRGENSHHIIEATFKAVAKALDIATTIDTRVKGALSSKGTL is encoded by the coding sequence ATGCCAGCTGCATCTCAACGTAAAAGCACCATTAAACGAACCACCAAAGAGACTGACATCGACCTCACTCTTTCAATAGATGGTTCAGGTAAAGCCGACATCGCGACCGGTGTTCCTTTCATGGACCATATGCTTACCTTATTTGCCGTGCATGGCTTTTTTGATCTCACCGTTAAAGCCTCTGGTGACACAGCGGTTGACGACCATCATACCGTAGAAGATTTAGGTATCTGTTTAGGTCAGGCGGTTAAAAACTCTCTTAATGAGTACAACTCCATAAAACGCTATGGTGAGTTCTCCGTACCAATGGATGAAGCATTAGTCAGAGCGACAATGGATCTATCAAACCGCCCTCACCTGCACTACGAGGTGACAATTCCTGAACCTAAAGTTGGCACTTTTGACACCGAACTTGTCAAAGAGTTCCTGAGGGCCTTTAGTCTGCACGCCGGCATGACTCTCCATATTGATATGATTCGCGGTGAAAACAGCCACCATATTATTGAGGCAACTTTTAAGGCCGTGGCCAAGGCACTCGACATTGCAACCACCATCGATACCCGTGTGAAGGGCGCCCTATCCTCAAAAGGAACTCTATAA
- a CDS encoding HAMP domain-containing protein encodes MVNTTTLDQEIEIRRKRRQRRIRYVIAGCLVLFLIATYLEGHVYQLGTVPFPVSGNVLVFALININIILLLLMVFLVLRNLVELVFERRRNVLGTRLRTKLVISFVSLSLIPTTLLFFIALQFVSTSMDYWFNINVDNSLEQSLNLAQDFYQDVADFVDTRGETVSVSLAKRDFSNLDTVSSYLQRQIALHGLSGLSVLAADNSVLLNVLAQDQTPYENPLIPADLFRRSISGEKGVNAAQVIDAGELVRGLAAFKPEPGSEPYVLVTSKLIPRDRLERMEVISKGIQGYKQLLLLKKPIKTSLLVMLLIVTLLIIFSAIWFGFYVAGGLTRPMGKLAQGIKRVADGELDFVLEKDSGDEMGMLVDSFNMMIKDLLSSKTQVEEAHFALKSVNDETEKRRRHTEIILQNVTTGVISLDAHGRVITINKFAEDLLKIRREDVVRKSYKSILRLNHLGILESFFIELADSGKSSIQRPLKITVDGETLSLRVNFTKLENDDKQPIGIVIVFDNLTEIEKIQRMAAWREVARRIAHEVKNPLTPIQLSAQRLRKRYLHLIEGDIFDQCTRTIITQVDELKRLVSEFSSFARMPAIRKTRSDLVEMVNEVFFLYKEAHKKIAFQFTYDEMPLFMFDVEQLRRVVVNLLDNAVAACEQSDHSAIEILIRKNSVDKLIFIEVADNGPGVSDADKVRLFEPYFSTKKTGTGLGLAIASTVVSDHAGYLKVIDNQPSGARFVVELPLIQDI; translated from the coding sequence ATTGTGAATACAACCACTCTTGACCAGGAAATAGAAATACGAAGAAAGAGAAGGCAGCGGCGGATACGCTACGTAATTGCAGGCTGTCTGGTTCTTTTTCTGATTGCCACCTACCTCGAAGGGCACGTTTATCAACTGGGTACTGTGCCTTTCCCCGTCAGTGGTAATGTTCTTGTCTTTGCCCTGATTAATATCAATATAATTTTATTGCTCCTTATGGTTTTTTTGGTTCTGCGGAATCTCGTGGAACTTGTTTTTGAGCGGCGTCGTAATGTTTTAGGTACGAGGTTGCGCACAAAGCTGGTTATATCGTTTGTATCTCTTTCTTTGATCCCAACGACACTTTTATTCTTTATTGCCTTGCAGTTTGTTTCGACCAGTATGGATTACTGGTTCAATATTAATGTCGATAACTCTCTGGAACAATCCTTGAATCTTGCTCAGGATTTCTATCAGGATGTTGCCGATTTTGTGGATACGAGGGGAGAGACAGTGTCGGTGTCTTTAGCCAAACGGGATTTTTCGAATCTTGATACTGTCTCGAGCTACCTTCAAAGACAAATTGCTCTGCATGGTCTCTCCGGCCTCTCGGTTCTGGCAGCGGATAACTCAGTGTTGCTTAATGTATTGGCTCAAGATCAGACCCCGTATGAAAATCCCCTCATTCCGGCGGACCTTTTTCGGCGCAGTATTTCAGGCGAAAAAGGTGTGAATGCCGCTCAGGTCATTGATGCCGGTGAACTTGTACGCGGTCTGGCAGCATTTAAACCGGAGCCTGGATCTGAGCCCTATGTATTGGTTACCTCTAAACTGATTCCCCGCGATCGTCTTGAGCGCATGGAGGTCATTTCAAAAGGCATCCAGGGGTACAAACAGTTGCTGCTCCTGAAAAAGCCGATTAAAACCAGTCTGTTGGTGATGTTACTGATTGTGACCTTGCTCATAATCTTCAGCGCCATCTGGTTTGGTTTTTATGTGGCCGGTGGATTAACCCGTCCTATGGGTAAACTGGCTCAAGGCATCAAGCGAGTGGCTGATGGTGAACTTGATTTTGTTTTGGAAAAGGATTCCGGCGATGAAATGGGAATGCTGGTTGACTCCTTCAACATGATGATCAAAGATCTGCTCTCCAGTAAAACACAAGTTGAAGAAGCCCACTTTGCCTTGAAAAGCGTTAATGATGAAACTGAAAAGCGGAGGCGGCACACTGAAATTATTCTACAGAATGTAACAACCGGAGTTATCTCTCTGGATGCTCATGGGCGGGTTATTACAATTAATAAATTCGCTGAAGATTTATTGAAGATACGCAGGGAAGATGTTGTCCGTAAAAGTTATAAATCAATTTTGCGGCTGAATCATCTGGGCATTCTTGAAAGCTTTTTCATTGAGCTTGCCGACTCGGGAAAAAGTTCAATTCAGCGCCCATTGAAAATAACGGTTGATGGCGAAACGCTCTCTTTGCGAGTTAATTTTACTAAACTGGAAAACGATGATAAACAGCCTATCGGGATCGTGATTGTCTTTGATAACTTGACTGAGATTGAGAAAATCCAGCGAATGGCTGCATGGCGCGAGGTTGCCCGCCGGATAGCTCATGAGGTGAAAAATCCATTGACCCCGATACAGCTGTCGGCCCAGCGCCTGCGCAAAAGGTATTTGCATCTGATTGAAGGGGATATTTTTGATCAATGTACTCGAACCATTATTACTCAAGTCGATGAACTCAAACGCCTCGTCAGTGAGTTTTCCAGTTTTGCTCGAATGCCGGCTATTCGTAAAACCAGGAGTGATCTTGTCGAGATGGTGAACGAGGTGTTCTTTTTGTACAAGGAGGCTCACAAGAAAATAGCTTTTCAATTTACTTATGATGAAATGCCTTTGTTCATGTTTGATGTCGAGCAGCTGCGACGCGTGGTGGTTAACTTGCTCGACAATGCGGTTGCTGCCTGTGAGCAGAGTGACCACAGCGCCATTGAAATTTTGATCCGTAAAAACAGTGTTGATAAACTTATTTTTATTGAGGTTGCTGATAATGGGCCCGGTGTCAGTGATGCGGACAAGGTGAGGCTGTTTGAGCCCTATTTTTCAACCAAAAAAACGGGTACAGGGTTGGGGCTTGCCATTGCCAGTACCGTTGTATCTGATCACGCTGGTTACTTGAAAGTTATTGACAATCAACCATCAGGTGCTCGATTTGTGGTAGAGTTACCTTTAATCCAGGATATATAA
- the rpsI gene encoding 30S ribosomal protein S9: MADTNFYATGKRKTAVARVWLKPGSGDVKVNKLDAEVYFGNIGDTKQKVDSPFVITDTLEKYDVMATLKGGGKSAQADALRHGISRALLEVDAEFRGSLKKAGFLTRDSRVKERKKYGKKGARASFQFSKR; encoded by the coding sequence ATGGCAGATACTAATTTCTATGCAACCGGAAAACGCAAAACAGCTGTGGCGCGTGTTTGGCTGAAGCCGGGTTCAGGTGATGTTAAAGTAAATAAGTTGGATGCTGAAGTCTATTTTGGCAACATTGGTGATACCAAACAGAAGGTTGATTCTCCTTTTGTTATTACTGATACCCTTGAGAAATATGATGTTATGGCAACGCTTAAAGGTGGCGGCAAATCTGCTCAGGCAGATGCACTGCGTCATGGAATTTCCAGAGCACTTTTAGAAGTTGATGCTGAGTTTAGAGGTTCACTGAAAAAAGCCGGTTTCTTAACACGTGATTCACGCGTTAAAGAGAGAAAAAAATATGGCAAGAAGGGTGCTCGCGCCAGCTTTCAGTTTTCGAAACGTTAA
- the rplM gene encoding 50S ribosomal protein L13, whose product MKTYLTPVNEIEKKWFIVDAQGKVLGRLASEIATILRGKNKPTYSTFMDNGDYVVVVNAEKVKLTGNKMKDKKYYRHSGYMGGLTETTASELLEKKPTDMLTFAVKGMLPKNSLGRQQLKKLKVYAGVEHPHEAQQPETLAL is encoded by the coding sequence ATGAAAACTTATTTGACCCCGGTCAATGAAATCGAAAAAAAATGGTTTATAGTTGACGCTCAAGGGAAAGTACTTGGCCGTTTAGCCTCTGAGATTGCGACAATACTCAGGGGTAAAAATAAACCTACATATTCAACATTTATGGACAATGGCGACTATGTTGTTGTTGTTAATGCCGAGAAGGTTAAACTTACCGGTAATAAAATGAAGGATAAGAAATATTATCGTCACAGCGGATATATGGGTGGCTTAACCGAAACAACGGCTAGTGAGTTGCTGGAAAAGAAACCAACAGATATGCTTACTTTTGCTGTCAAAGGAATGTTGCCTAAGAACTCTCTTGGCAGACAGCAATTGAAGAAGCTTAAGGTGTATGCTGGTGTAGAGCATCCACATGAAGCGCAACAACCCGAAACCTTAGCATTATAA
- a CDS encoding AAA family ATPase yields MNDFKDPEESNTHLPDQKELEKEIGDYLTRKYGQKVKIISAGLLPHPDTDGNKETTKKATDLPFDFNLKPEELVAFLDEYIIRQRKAKDVLATKICTHFNKIRFSAKREHPFRTPVGSIKNNILLIGPTGVGKTYMVKLIADKIGVPFVKGDATKFSETGYVGGDVDDLVRDLVRQADDDIGKAQFGIVYVDEIDKIARASNRQGLDVSRSGVQRALLKLMEETEVDMKVPHDMISQIEAMEQFRASGKREKKTINTKNILFIMSGAFDGLDEIIHNRLHQKTIGFEGEFASSKKSKDILKKVASEDLISFGFESEFIGRLPITSVLESLSKDDLVAIMKNPNCAIINSKKQDFVVYGIKLIFEESVYTRIAELAVAENTGARGLVSVVESILLPFEKALPSTDIQYFVVDESVVADPEGQLQKIVDHQGERLRHQKKYSRLFEKEKKRVVRFLKDKKSDFFKRFNIPFSAERRALIAQHIIEENSEPDQVCEYFVSLINHVRGWQEILSKHCQLHIVFDDRAVDYMLDQKPCQPATIDSLCESILSSIEYGAKLLVQKKHAQTIVVSEDGVRDPQKFINELVETSFKL; encoded by the coding sequence ATGAATGACTTTAAAGACCCTGAGGAATCAAATACCCATCTGCCTGATCAGAAAGAGCTTGAAAAAGAGATTGGCGACTATCTTACCCGGAAATATGGCCAAAAGGTTAAGATTATTTCGGCTGGTTTACTTCCTCACCCTGACACGGATGGGAATAAAGAAACAACTAAGAAGGCAACTGATCTCCCTTTTGATTTCAACCTGAAACCTGAGGAGCTGGTTGCGTTTCTTGATGAATATATAATTAGGCAGCGTAAGGCTAAAGACGTTTTAGCTACCAAAATATGCACTCATTTTAATAAAATTCGTTTTTCAGCAAAAAGAGAGCATCCCTTTCGAACACCTGTTGGTTCGATAAAAAATAATATTTTGCTTATCGGCCCCACCGGGGTTGGTAAAACGTACATGGTTAAGCTGATTGCTGATAAAATTGGCGTACCCTTTGTGAAGGGTGATGCTACAAAGTTTAGTGAGACAGGCTATGTTGGCGGCGATGTTGATGACCTAGTGCGTGATCTCGTGAGGCAGGCCGACGACGACATTGGTAAAGCCCAGTTTGGGATAGTTTATGTTGATGAGATTGATAAAATTGCCCGGGCCTCAAATCGGCAGGGTTTAGATGTTTCACGCAGTGGTGTTCAGCGGGCTCTGCTTAAATTAATGGAGGAGACTGAAGTTGATATGAAGGTTCCCCATGACATGATCTCACAGATCGAAGCGATGGAGCAGTTTCGCGCCTCCGGTAAACGAGAAAAAAAGACAATTAATACCAAGAATATCCTGTTCATAATGAGTGGGGCCTTTGATGGACTGGATGAGATTATTCATAATCGTCTCCACCAGAAAACCATTGGTTTTGAAGGAGAGTTTGCCAGCAGCAAAAAAAGCAAAGATATCTTAAAGAAGGTTGCCTCTGAGGATCTGATCTCCTTCGGTTTTGAAAGTGAATTTATTGGCAGGCTGCCAATTACTTCTGTTCTGGAGAGCCTGAGCAAAGATGATCTGGTGGCTATCATGAAAAATCCTAATTGCGCCATCATCAACTCAAAGAAACAGGATTTTGTGGTGTACGGGATTAAACTCATTTTTGAGGAGAGTGTTTATACGAGGATTGCAGAACTGGCTGTTGCCGAAAACACTGGGGCTCGTGGACTGGTTAGCGTTGTTGAATCAATTTTGCTGCCCTTTGAAAAGGCACTGCCGTCAACCGATATTCAATATTTTGTTGTCGATGAGTCAGTCGTTGCTGATCCTGAGGGGCAGTTGCAGAAAATTGTTGATCATCAGGGTGAACGGCTCCGGCACCAAAAAAAATACAGCCGGTTGTTTGAAAAAGAAAAGAAAAGAGTTGTTAGGTTTCTGAAAGATAAAAAGAGTGATTTTTTTAAGAGATTCAATATACCTTTTAGCGCTGAACGAAGGGCCTTGATTGCTCAGCATATTATTGAAGAAAACTCCGAGCCTGACCAGGTTTGTGAATATTTTGTCTCTCTGATTAACCATGTCAGGGGCTGGCAGGAGATTTTATCTAAACACTGCCAACTTCACATTGTCTTTGATGATAGGGCTGTTGACTACATGCTGGATCAGAAACCATGCCAGCCAGCGACCATAGATTCACTCTGCGAGAGTATTTTGAGCTCAATTGAGTACGGTGCAAAACTGCTCGTGCAGAAGAAGCATGCTCAGACAATAGTTGTGAGCGAGGATGGTGTTCGCGATCCACAGAAGTTTATTAATGAACTTGTTGAAACGAGTTTTAAGCTGTAA
- a CDS encoding tRNA 2-thiocytidine biosynthesis protein TtcA, with amino-acid sequence MPSHLPKDINKLVGKAMHDYTMLSEGDRLLIGVSGGVDSLVVSWLLDIWRRKAPIHYEIQTVHLDLGFEKNAHQAVEEQLKHLNLPFTIAKTSYGIDSYTSAPDNACFNCARLRRNHLFDMAKDQGYSAIVLGHHKDDIIETFFLNMLYGGNISTMLPKQMLFNNSLKIIRPMSYLTKAQVYNLATIANIVPVKNPCPMSEKSKREEIRSLLDSLYKQNPSFRNTIFSSLSNVRTDYLLKQQ; translated from the coding sequence ATGCCATCACACCTGCCAAAAGACATTAATAAACTCGTTGGCAAGGCTATGCATGACTACACCATGCTGAGCGAGGGCGATCGCCTCTTAATCGGCGTATCCGGTGGCGTCGACAGCCTGGTCGTTTCGTGGCTTCTCGATATCTGGCGGCGCAAGGCACCAATCCATTACGAAATTCAGACAGTACACCTTGATCTTGGTTTTGAGAAGAATGCCCATCAAGCAGTTGAAGAGCAACTCAAGCACCTCAATCTACCATTTACGATCGCCAAAACATCCTATGGCATCGACTCCTACACCAGCGCCCCTGACAATGCCTGTTTCAACTGTGCCCGCCTTAGACGAAATCACCTTTTTGACATGGCTAAAGATCAGGGCTACAGCGCCATTGTTCTTGGTCACCATAAGGATGATATTATTGAAACGTTTTTCCTCAACATGCTTTATGGCGGGAATATCAGCACAATGCTCCCCAAGCAGATGCTTTTCAATAACAGTCTCAAAATAATCCGCCCAATGTCCTATCTAACCAAGGCCCAGGTCTACAATCTCGCCACTATCGCCAACATTGTACCAGTCAAAAATCCATGCCCAATGTCCGAAAAATCAAAACGTGAAGAGATTCGGTCACTGCTAGACAGCCTATACAAACAAAATCCGTCCTTTCGTAACACCATTTTTTCATCATTATCCAACGTTCGCACCGATTACCTCTTAAAGCAACAATGA
- the hemB gene encoding porphobilinogen synthase has protein sequence MIFPDYRPRRLRQNELFRSMVRETRLSPSQFIYPLFVQPGKGVKKEISSMPGVFRQSVDQLAAEAKDCLEAGVKSVLLFGLPASKDAVGTGAHIKDGIVQQAIRELKKKAPELMVVTDVCLCEYTDHGHCGVIINGDVDNDATLEILSKTALSHAEAGADMVAPSDMMDGRVAEIRATLDENNFSNIPIMSYAVKYASSFYGPFREAADGAPQFGDRRGYQMDPANVREAYREAALDVEEGADIIMVKPAVAYLDIISKMHDEFDHPIAAYHVSGEYAMIKAAAANGWIDGDKVLMETLLSIHRAGADIIITYGAKDAARMLRK, from the coding sequence ATGATTTTTCCTGATTACCGCCCCCGGCGTCTTCGACAAAACGAGTTGTTTCGATCAATGGTCCGTGAAACCAGGCTTTCACCCTCCCAATTTATCTATCCCCTTTTTGTGCAACCAGGTAAGGGAGTTAAAAAGGAGATTTCGTCAATGCCTGGTGTCTTTCGTCAGTCTGTTGATCAACTGGCGGCTGAGGCTAAAGATTGTCTGGAGGCGGGCGTTAAAAGTGTGCTCCTTTTTGGCTTGCCGGCCTCCAAAGATGCTGTCGGAACAGGAGCCCACATTAAAGATGGGATTGTGCAGCAGGCTATACGAGAGTTAAAGAAAAAAGCGCCAGAGCTTATGGTTGTCACAGATGTCTGCTTATGTGAGTACACAGACCACGGGCATTGTGGAGTGATTATTAATGGTGATGTCGATAATGACGCTACACTTGAGATTCTCAGCAAAACAGCGTTGTCTCACGCCGAGGCCGGTGCGGATATGGTTGCCCCGTCAGATATGATGGATGGCCGAGTTGCTGAGATCCGAGCAACGCTTGATGAGAATAATTTCAGCAATATTCCTATTATGTCCTATGCCGTAAAATACGCATCGTCGTTTTACGGCCCATTCCGAGAGGCAGCAGATGGGGCGCCGCAATTTGGAGATAGACGCGGCTATCAAATGGATCCGGCAAACGTTCGAGAGGCATACCGTGAGGCGGCACTTGACGTGGAGGAGGGCGCTGATATCATAATGGTTAAGCCGGCAGTTGCCTATCTTGATATTATTTCAAAAATGCATGATGAGTTCGATCACCCGATTGCCGCCTATCATGTGAGTGGTGAATATGCCATGATAAAAGCCGCAGCTGCCAACGGCTGGATTGATGGTGATAAGGTGCTGATGGAGACCTTGCTAAGTATTCATCGGGCTGGCGCTGATATCATTATTACCTATGGTGCAAAAGATGCGGCCCGGATGTTGAGAAAATAG
- a CDS encoding N-acetyl-gamma-glutamyl-phosphate reductase, with translation MTRVGIIGASGYTGVELARLLSRHGNVELTVATSRQYAGKKLSDVYPSLAGCTDLICENSTGADLAAKADVFFTAVPHQTAMNIIPGLLEAGKKVVDLSADFRLHDSQVYEQWYQVHCAVEYLAEAVYGLPEIHRHAIPGSRLIANPGCYPTSTILGLAPLLKNKLVDVKTIIVDSKSGTSGAGRSAQVGTLYCEVTDGFRAYKVASHRHTPEIEQELSELAGQEIVISFTPHLVPMSRGILTTIYATVTSDLTNEKLQALYTDFYAGERFVRICPRGSFPATQYVRGSNFCDIAPTYDPRTGRVIIVSAIDNLVKGAAGQAVQNMNIMCGFDEASGLEAVPLFP, from the coding sequence ATGACACGTGTTGGTATTATAGGTGCGTCTGGGTATACAGGTGTTGAGCTTGCCCGCTTACTTTCCAGGCACGGGAACGTTGAACTGACTGTGGCTACATCCCGTCAGTATGCCGGTAAAAAGCTTTCTGACGTCTACCCCAGTCTGGCGGGCTGTACTGATTTAATTTGTGAAAATAGTACAGGTGCCGATCTTGCTGCTAAAGCAGATGTTTTTTTTACTGCTGTTCCGCATCAGACTGCTATGAATATTATTCCGGGGCTGCTTGAAGCAGGGAAAAAAGTTGTCGATTTGAGCGCCGACTTCAGGCTTCACGATAGCCAGGTTTATGAGCAATGGTATCAGGTACATTGCGCAGTTGAGTATCTGGCCGAAGCTGTCTATGGCTTGCCCGAAATTCATCGACATGCGATTCCGGGTTCACGACTTATTGCCAATCCTGGTTGTTATCCTACCAGTACGATTTTGGGATTAGCGCCTCTTCTGAAAAATAAGCTTGTTGATGTGAAGACCATTATTGTTGACTCAAAGTCAGGGACTTCTGGCGCTGGGAGGAGTGCTCAAGTAGGAACATTGTACTGTGAAGTTACAGACGGTTTTCGTGCCTATAAGGTTGCCTCTCATAGGCATACCCCTGAAATTGAACAGGAGTTGAGCGAGTTAGCTGGCCAGGAGATTGTAATCTCCTTCACACCCCATTTGGTGCCCATGTCTCGAGGCATTCTCACCACAATTTATGCCACAGTGACCAGTGACCTTACAAACGAGAAACTGCAGGCGTTGTACACTGATTTCTACGCAGGTGAACGGTTTGTCCGTATCTGTCCGCGAGGAAGTTTTCCTGCCACGCAATATGTCCGGGGAAGTAATTTCTGTGATATCGCTCCTACCTATGACCCTCGTACTGGTCGGGTAATTATCGTTTCCGCCATAGATAATTTAGTTAAAGGCGCTGCCGGTCAAGCCGTGCAGAACATGAATATTATGTGTGGATTTGATGAGGCTTCCGGTCTTGAGGCTGTTCCTCTCTTTCCATAA
- a CDS encoding DUF4390 domain-containing protein has translation MNSLFDSGVFLKVRPGKLIYKKMPILKVLVLLSIFLFAGPLQQLSVAQEVGIKDIVVTNSSTDLLLYLKVEDAFSKDIIEGVQNGLPAVFSFEVQLTMIRSGWPDKEIYSDSIEHTMAYDNLKKNYTVTLEERDGRQTVTNNLENAMFLMEELNGLTVVKLDRLVPDREYVLEVRAVLAKNTLPFNIHYLIPFGDFWDFSTEWYKIRFKY, from the coding sequence ATGAACTCATTATTCGACAGTGGCGTCTTCCTCAAGGTAAGGCCTGGTAAGTTGATTTATAAAAAAATGCCGATACTGAAAGTTTTAGTTTTGCTTAGCATTTTTCTGTTTGCAGGCCCCTTGCAGCAGCTTTCTGTGGCCCAGGAAGTGGGCATTAAAGATATCGTTGTCACCAACTCGAGTACAGATCTGCTTTTATATCTGAAGGTTGAAGACGCTTTCAGTAAGGATATCATTGAGGGTGTGCAAAATGGTTTGCCGGCTGTATTTTCATTTGAGGTTCAACTGACGATGATTCGTTCTGGCTGGCCAGACAAAGAGATCTATTCTGACAGCATTGAGCATACCATGGCCTATGATAATCTGAAAAAAAACTATACTGTCACCCTCGAAGAGAGAGATGGCCGGCAGACAGTTACCAACAACCTCGAAAATGCCATGTTTCTAATGGAAGAACTCAATGGCTTGACTGTGGTTAAGCTCGACCGACTCGTGCCAGACCGGGAATATGTTCTTGAGGTTCGGGCGGTACTTGCCAAAAATACGCTGCCTTTTAATATTCATTACCTGATCCCTTTTGGCGATTTCTGGGATTTCTCAACCGAGTGGTATAAAATTCGATTTAAATATTAA
- a CDS encoding sigma-54-dependent Fis family transcriptional regulator codes for MEKTVTVLIVDDEVSIVESLTGIVSDEGYAALSAHSGEEALTIIEQEQVDIVLMDIWMPGLDGIETLERIKESHPHLPVIMISGHGNIDTAVQATKLGAFDFIEKPPSYDKIVLSLKNAMLLSQLEKENAILRQQTSSDQEITGSSPKISELKAVIERVAPTDAWVLILGEHGTGKELVAQSLHRKSQRSQKPMIEVNCAAIPEELIESELFGHEKGAFTGANASKRGTFDLANGSTLFLDEIADMSLKTQAKILRILQEQKFERVGGSKTISVDVRVLAATNKNLADEIASGNFREDLYWRLNVVPINTPPLRDRLEDIEELVENFVRLFALKGLPEKVFTKQAIKLMKQHDWPGNVRELRNFIERVVIMSPENEVKPELICQMLSISLDAKQQVAAERTYVTNRPGDSSVAETSDFIERLKKSSFKDAKKEFEKLYFNLVIEENRGNISKTAEKIGMERSHLHKKLKSFETD; via the coding sequence ATGGAAAAGACAGTGACCGTTTTGATTGTTGATGACGAGGTTAGTATTGTCGAATCTTTGACTGGTATTGTAAGTGATGAGGGGTATGCGGCCTTGAGTGCTCACTCTGGTGAGGAAGCCTTAACTATTATTGAGCAGGAGCAGGTTGATATTGTGCTCATGGACATCTGGATGCCAGGCCTTGACGGTATAGAAACTCTTGAACGTATCAAGGAGTCTCATCCTCATCTGCCGGTAATTATGATATCGGGACATGGCAATATCGACACAGCTGTCCAGGCAACAAAACTCGGTGCCTTTGATTTTATAGAGAAACCACCAAGTTATGACAAGATCGTTTTATCGTTAAAAAACGCAATGCTGCTTTCCCAGCTTGAAAAGGAAAATGCAATACTGCGCCAGCAGACCTCCAGCGATCAGGAAATTACCGGCAGTTCGCCCAAAATATCAGAATTAAAGGCAGTTATTGAGCGAGTTGCCCCCACTGACGCCTGGGTGCTTATACTTGGTGAACACGGTACAGGCAAAGAGTTGGTGGCGCAATCACTACACCGGAAATCACAACGCTCTCAAAAACCGATGATCGAAGTCAACTGTGCAGCTATCCCGGAGGAGCTGATTGAAAGTGAGTTGTTTGGTCATGAGAAGGGGGCTTTTACAGGTGCGAATGCCTCAAAGAGGGGGACGTTCGACCTGGCAAACGGCAGTACCTTGTTTCTAGATGAGATTGCCGATATGAGCTTGAAAACCCAAGCGAAAATTTTACGGATTTTACAGGAACAAAAATTTGAGCGGGTAGGCGGTTCCAAGACAATATCAGTCGATGTACGTGTTTTGGCAGCAACAAATAAGAATCTGGCCGATGAGATTGCCAGTGGTAATTTTCGGGAAGATCTTTACTGGCGCTTAAATGTTGTGCCAATTAATACCCCTCCCCTGCGTGATAGGCTCGAAGATATAGAAGAACTTGTCGAAAATTTTGTTCGACTGTTTGCCCTGAAAGGTCTTCCTGAAAAAGTTTTTACCAAGCAGGCCATTAAGTTGATGAAGCAGCATGATTGGCCAGGCAATGTGCGTGAGTTGAGAAATTTCATTGAACGTGTGGTTATTATGTCACCGGAAAATGAGGTGAAGCCGGAGCTTATTTGTCAGATGCTGAGCATCTCCCTGGACGCTAAACAGCAGGTTGCAGCTGAGAGGACATATGTTACCAACAGACCCGGCGATTCATCTGTTGCTGAGACCTCCGATTTTATTGAACGGCTGAAGAAAAGTAGTTTTAAGGATGCCAAGAAGGAGTTTGAAAAGCTGTATTTTAATCTGGTTATAGAAGAAAACAGGGGTAACATCTCAAAAACCGCAGAGAAGATAGGGATGGAGCGAAGTCACCTGCACAAGAAATTGAAATCGTTTGAAACGGATTAA